In a genomic window of Alcanivorax sp.:
- a CDS encoding sulfurtransferase TusA family protein: protein MSDQPIDLQIDASSLQCPMPLLKTRQALRHLKPGQLLEVIATDAASADDIPAYLRQSCHELVRMDENKGHYAFVIRRGEQES, encoded by the coding sequence ATGAGCGATCAGCCTATCGACCTGCAGATTGATGCCTCCAGCCTGCAATGTCCCATGCCATTGCTGAAGACCCGGCAGGCGCTGAGGCATCTGAAACCGGGGCAACTACTGGAGGTCATCGCCACCGACGCCGCTTCCGCCGACGACATTCCTGCCTATTTGAGACAATCCTGCCACGAGCTGGTTCGCATGGACGAAAATAAGGGCCACTATGCCTTTGTGATTCGCCGCGGCGAACAGGAGAGCTGA
- a CDS encoding MerR family transcriptional regulator yields MNDVLTIQQVSEQCGVNPVTLRAWERRYGLLKPQRTAKGHRRYRTAEVEQIRRIVHWVEKGVPISQVASLLSGEQEPLLAADSGMPWAQARQDALRALEAMNVRRLEQLINRLLADYSHGQVIRELTAPLREQLVGSASLSAHLALLEAVLTQKWSARALSLSPRRREFGWLLVPVGDALPALELAMVLQRPLWCLQRDVDMDALAALLADRQPCGVLWVIDHWPSASQRQRLWSQPSLPWPAACWGRVVDAPPAGVTRLTGDRQAVAEQLLALEEIDRAASVATVDDNGGKP; encoded by the coding sequence ATGAACGATGTGCTGACCATTCAGCAGGTCAGTGAACAGTGTGGCGTCAACCCGGTGACCCTGCGTGCCTGGGAACGTCGCTATGGTTTGCTGAAGCCGCAGCGTACCGCCAAGGGGCATCGTCGCTACCGCACCGCCGAGGTGGAACAGATTCGGCGCATTGTTCACTGGGTGGAAAAGGGTGTGCCCATCAGCCAGGTGGCATCCTTGCTGTCAGGAGAGCAGGAGCCGCTGCTGGCAGCTGATAGCGGCATGCCCTGGGCCCAGGCGCGGCAAGATGCCCTGCGGGCTCTGGAGGCCATGAACGTGCGCCGTCTGGAGCAACTGATCAACCGCCTTCTGGCGGACTACAGCCATGGTCAGGTAATCCGTGAACTCACCGCCCCCCTGCGTGAGCAGCTTGTCGGCAGTGCCTCCCTGTCTGCCCATCTGGCCCTGCTGGAAGCGGTGCTGACCCAGAAATGGTCGGCGCGGGCCCTGTCCCTGTCCCCCAGGCGCCGTGAATTTGGCTGGTTGCTGGTGCCGGTGGGCGATGCCCTGCCGGCCCTGGAGCTGGCCATGGTGCTGCAGCGGCCCCTGTGGTGCCTGCAGCGGGACGTGGACATGGATGCCCTGGCAGCGCTGCTGGCCGACCGGCAGCCCTGTGGCGTGCTCTGGGTGATCGATCACTGGCCCAGCGCCAGTCAGCGCCAGCGTCTCTGGTCGCAACCGTCGTTGCCCTGGCCTGCCGCCTGCTGGGGCAGGGTGGTGGACGCGCCGCCGGCTGGCGTCACCCGACTGACAGGGGACCGTCAGGCGGTGGCGGAACAATTGCTGGCATTGGAAGAGATAGATCGAGCGGCCAGTGTGGCAACGGTAGATGACAACGGAGGCAAGCCATGA
- a CDS encoding DUF523 and DUF1722 domain-containing protein, producing the protein MISSVKIPVGISACLLGLEVRHDKGHKHSRYCTGVLSRYFEFRSLCPEMGAGLSAPRKAMHLTEQGGALRLITTDGLRDHTDLMQDFIDRAMPSLAPLRGYILMAKSPSCGMERIRVYNDDGHVQHREASGLFAAALQTHYPLMPLEEEGRLNDDTLRENFIERVFLYDDWCQLREQGLTAQRLIDFHSRHKFQLLAHCQKTYRQLGPLLSDLKTRPLEEIAEEYIHGLMAAMKKRVSRGAHVNTLQHLAGFLREGLSDTDRALINEQIEAYLREEVPLIVPMTLLRGGMRKVPQPYLEKQGYLSPYPDDLGLRNRV; encoded by the coding sequence ATGATCAGCTCCGTAAAAATTCCGGTTGGCATCAGCGCCTGTTTGCTGGGTCTGGAAGTGCGCCACGACAAGGGGCACAAGCATTCCCGCTACTGCACGGGCGTTTTGTCCCGCTATTTCGAGTTTCGTTCCCTGTGCCCGGAAATGGGGGCTGGGCTCAGTGCGCCTCGCAAGGCCATGCATCTCACCGAGCAAGGCGGCGCGCTTCGGTTGATCACCACCGACGGTCTTCGTGACCATACCGACCTGATGCAGGATTTCATCGACCGGGCTATGCCCTCCCTGGCGCCGCTGCGCGGCTATATCCTGATGGCCAAGTCCCCCAGTTGCGGTATGGAGCGAATTCGCGTCTATAACGATGATGGTCATGTACAACACCGTGAGGCCAGCGGCCTCTTTGCCGCAGCGCTGCAGACCCACTATCCGCTTATGCCCCTGGAAGAAGAGGGGAGACTCAATGACGACACCCTGCGGGAAAACTTTATCGAGCGGGTGTTCCTCTACGATGACTGGTGCCAGCTCCGCGAGCAGGGGCTGACGGCGCAGCGGTTGATCGACTTTCACAGCCGGCACAAATTCCAGCTGCTGGCCCACTGCCAGAAAACCTACCGCCAGCTGGGCCCGCTGCTCAGTGATCTGAAAACCCGGCCGCTGGAAGAGATCGCCGAGGAATACATTCACGGTCTGATGGCCGCCATGAAGAAGCGGGTATCCCGCGGCGCCCACGTGAATACCCTGCAGCATCTGGCGGGCTTTCTGCGCGAGGGGCTCAGCGACACCGACCGGGCCCTGATCAACGAACAGATCGAGGCCTATCTGCGCGAGGAGGTGCCGCTGATCGTGCCCATGACCCTGCTGCGCGGCGGTATGCGCAAGGTGCCGCAGCCGTACCTGGAAAAGCAGGGCTACCTGTCTCCCTATCCGGATGACCTGGGGCTGAGGAACCGGGTATGA
- a CDS encoding DUF1365 domain-containing protein, which produces MITQAIARGKVWHQRLVPFRHGFHYPLWLVWCDLAEVDAMLAKHPGWGRRWRPVVFRDSDFVDARQDNLEGKVREKAAALGLEWSGGRVVMLGQWRTLGTLFNPLVLYLHFPEDSDQPDSMLAEVQNTPWRERHFYPLNLQKNEQGGWQVSHPKAFHVSPFLPMALDYHWDLHVALPGLRLVLEDRKEDQVVFVAGLQLNLQEASSRTMRTVVFRFGAQGLATLRAIYWQAFRLWRKGARFHTHPGKNSNNRYGD; this is translated from the coding sequence GTGATTACCCAGGCGATAGCAAGGGGCAAGGTATGGCACCAGCGCCTGGTGCCATTCCGCCATGGGTTCCACTACCCGCTGTGGTTGGTCTGGTGTGATCTGGCGGAGGTGGATGCCATGTTGGCAAAGCATCCTGGCTGGGGTCGTCGCTGGCGGCCGGTGGTGTTCCGTGACAGTGATTTTGTGGACGCCAGACAGGATAACCTGGAAGGCAAGGTCCGTGAGAAGGCGGCAGCACTGGGTCTGGAATGGTCCGGGGGCAGGGTGGTGATGCTGGGCCAGTGGCGCACCCTGGGGACGTTGTTCAATCCGCTGGTGCTGTATCTGCATTTTCCCGAAGACAGCGATCAGCCGGATAGCATGTTGGCAGAAGTACAAAACACTCCCTGGCGTGAGCGTCATTTCTATCCACTGAACCTGCAAAAAAACGAACAAGGGGGCTGGCAGGTCAGTCACCCAAAGGCTTTCCATGTGTCCCCGTTTCTGCCCATGGCGTTGGACTATCATTGGGATCTTCACGTGGCTTTACCCGGTTTGCGCCTAGTCTTGGAAGACAGAAAGGAAGATCAAGTCGTTTTCGTGGCAGGTTTACAGCTGAATTTGCAGGAAGCCAGCAGTCGCACAATGAGAACGGTGGTCTTCCGGTTTGGCGCTCAGGGACTGGCCACGTTGCGTGCCATTTACTGGCAGGCATTCCGGCTATGGCGCAAAGGGGCGAGATTTCATACTCACCCCGGCAAAAACAGTAACAATCGGTACGGAGATTGA
- a CDS encoding deoxyribodipyrimidine photo-lyase: MNLVWYRNDLRVHSHRALQQALERDEPVMAVYCLCEQQWDTHEVAPLRRWYVLQSLLELGDALAERGVDLHVLDAGDFAAVPAMLADFVREHDIERIFCSREYPLNELDRDRAVARALEPQGVAITGFDDSVLVPPRTLNTGKGTPYTVFSAYKKRWDVWLDSHFQPVPALSVDGHGKGRFVGKAAVEAALKTLTIPDSLTRHWQPGEAAALEQLDHFAEHHLAGYRKHRDFPAEPATSALSAALSAGTLSPASCYRVATLAMADAGARDGAACWIGELAWRDFYRQIMARFPRVSRGGAFRPETELLQWSRDPSLFQAWCEGRTGYPLVDAAMRQLVATGWMHNRLRMVTAMFLSKHLWLDWRLGERFFMQHLIDGDFAANNGGWQWSASSGTDAVPYFRVFNPVRQSQRFDAQGQFIARWVPELRELDNKTVHEPWKQPLLAPDYPPPVVPHAGVRERVTEAFKAAKAQYDHSNHSPISKKEQA, translated from the coding sequence ATGAATCTGGTCTGGTATCGCAACGATCTGCGAGTCCATTCGCATCGTGCCCTGCAGCAGGCGCTGGAGCGGGATGAACCGGTAATGGCCGTGTATTGCCTATGCGAGCAGCAGTGGGACACCCACGAAGTGGCACCGTTGCGTCGCTGGTATGTGCTGCAAAGTCTGCTGGAACTGGGTGATGCCCTGGCGGAGCGGGGCGTGGACCTGCATGTGCTGGATGCTGGTGATTTCGCCGCCGTGCCAGCAATGCTCGCGGATTTTGTCAGGGAGCACGATATTGAGCGCATTTTCTGCAGCCGCGAGTATCCGCTGAACGAATTGGATCGGGACAGGGCTGTGGCTCGGGCGCTGGAGCCGCAGGGGGTGGCCATCACTGGCTTTGATGACAGCGTGCTGGTCCCACCGCGCACTCTGAACACCGGCAAGGGTACCCCCTATACGGTTTTCAGTGCCTACAAGAAACGCTGGGATGTGTGGCTCGACAGCCACTTTCAGCCGGTGCCGGCGTTGTCGGTAGATGGCCACGGCAAGGGGCGCTTTGTGGGCAAGGCCGCGGTGGAAGCGGCGCTGAAGACACTGACCATACCCGACAGCCTGACCCGCCACTGGCAACCCGGGGAGGCCGCGGCACTGGAACAGCTGGACCACTTTGCCGAGCATCACCTGGCCGGTTACCGCAAGCACCGGGATTTTCCCGCCGAGCCTGCTACCAGTGCCCTGTCCGCGGCCCTGTCTGCCGGGACCCTGTCGCCGGCCAGCTGTTATCGGGTGGCCACGCTGGCCATGGCCGATGCGGGAGCCCGGGACGGGGCCGCCTGCTGGATTGGCGAGCTGGCCTGGCGGGATTTCTATCGCCAGATCATGGCCCGTTTTCCCCGGGTCAGTCGCGGTGGGGCGTTCCGGCCGGAAACCGAGCTGCTGCAGTGGTCCCGGGACCCGTCCCTGTTCCAGGCCTGGTGCGAAGGGCGCACCGGCTACCCGCTGGTGGATGCGGCCATGCGCCAGCTGGTGGCCACCGGCTGGATGCACAACCGTCTGCGCATGGTCACGGCCATGTTCCTCAGCAAGCATCTGTGGCTGGACTGGCGGCTGGGGGAGCGCTTCTTCATGCAGCACCTGATCGACGGGGACTTTGCTGCCAACAATGGTGGCTGGCAGTGGAGTGCCTCTTCCGGTACCGATGCGGTGCCGTATTTCCGGGTCTTCAATCCCGTGCGCCAAAGCCAGCGATTCGATGCCCAGGGGCAGTTTATCGCCCGCTGGGTGCCGGAATTGCGCGAGCTGGATAACAAGACCGTCCACGAACCCTGGAAACAACCTTTACTGGCGCCCGACTATCCGCCCCCGGTGGTACCCCATGCCGGTGTGCGCGAGCGGGTCACCGAGGCGTTCAAGGCCGCCAAGGCCCAGTACGACCACAGCAACCACAGTCCCATCAGCAAAAAGGAACAGGCATGA
- a CDS encoding cyclopropane-fatty-acyl-phospholipid synthase family protein → MTISWPQTVARKLVLARLNALPHGALRIHEPDGNRVIIGGNSSHGDAAIIRLRDWRTYTMMMSGGALGAAEAYMEKGWDSPDLVAVIRYFAANVDAMKALEGGMALLSKPALKVLHRYNRNSLQGSRRNISAHYDLGNDFFSLFLDRSMMYSSAVFPRPDASLEEASDYKLEKICQYLSLAPGMTLLEIGTGWGGLAIHAAKHHGVQVTTTTISREQARHARERVVEEGLEDRVTVLEEDYRELTGQYDRVVSVEMIEAVGAEFLPGYFQVLGERLKADGKMVLQAITVPDQRYEHALKQVDFIKRYIFPGGFLPSVSVMCQHLADHTRMVATELHDIGHDYALTLHHWRERFLAALPKVRELGFDERFIRMWDYYLCYCEGAFLERAISTVHLVAAGPDYRPAS, encoded by the coding sequence GTGACTATTAGCTGGCCACAGACAGTGGCTCGCAAACTGGTGCTGGCGCGACTTAATGCGCTGCCTCACGGCGCTCTCCGTATTCATGAACCCGATGGCAATCGGGTCATTATCGGCGGCAATTCTTCACATGGTGATGCAGCGATCATTCGCCTGCGTGATTGGCGCACCTATACCATGATGATGAGTGGCGGTGCCCTGGGCGCGGCAGAAGCTTACATGGAAAAAGGCTGGGATAGCCCGGACCTGGTGGCAGTCATTCGTTACTTTGCTGCCAACGTAGACGCCATGAAAGCCCTGGAAGGTGGCATGGCATTGTTGTCAAAGCCGGCCCTGAAGGTATTGCATCGCTACAACCGTAATTCCCTGCAGGGATCCCGTCGCAACATCTCTGCCCACTACGATCTGGGCAATGATTTCTTTAGCCTTTTTCTGGATCGCAGCATGATGTATTCCAGCGCGGTGTTTCCCCGCCCGGATGCGTCGCTGGAAGAGGCCTCTGATTACAAGCTGGAAAAGATCTGCCAGTATTTGTCACTGGCCCCGGGCATGACCCTGCTGGAAATCGGCACTGGCTGGGGCGGTCTCGCCATTCATGCGGCCAAGCATCATGGTGTACAGGTCACCACCACCACTATTTCCCGGGAACAGGCTCGCCATGCCCGGGAGCGTGTCGTGGAGGAAGGTCTCGAAGACAGGGTGACGGTGCTGGAAGAGGATTATCGCGAGCTCACCGGCCAGTATGATCGGGTGGTGTCCGTAGAAATGATCGAAGCGGTGGGGGCGGAGTTCCTGCCCGGCTATTTCCAGGTGCTTGGCGAGAGGTTGAAAGCGGATGGCAAGATGGTCTTGCAGGCCATCACGGTACCGGATCAGCGCTATGAACACGCCTTGAAGCAGGTGGATTTCATCAAGCGCTACATTTTCCCCGGCGGTTTCCTGCCCAGCGTCTCGGTGATGTGCCAGCACCTGGCAGACCATACCCGCATGGTCGCCACGGAACTCCATGACATCGGCCACGATTACGCCCTGACCTTGCACCACTGGCGCGAACGCTTCCTGGCGGCCTTGCCAAAAGTCAGGGAGTTGGGCTTTGACGAGCGCTTTATCCGTATGTGGGATTACTACCTCTGTTATTGCGAGGGTGCCTTCCTGGAACGTGCCATCAGTACTGTGCATCTGGTGGCAGCCGGCCCCGACTATCGCCCGGCATCTTGA
- the nadA gene encoding quinolinate synthase NadA — MTAEAQALVQAHLAKVEHEDSLSEEQRASYRQRIKELLRQRDAVLVAHYYTDPEIQSLAEETGGCVSDSLEMARFGKEHPASTLIVAGVKFMGETAKILSPEKRVFMPTLEATCSLDIGCPEDEFADFCDQHPDRTVVVYANTSAAVKARADWVVTSSIAVELIEHLDRNGEKILWAPDKHLGSYVRDKAGADVLCWDGACIVHEEFKAKGLQDLKAAYPDAAILVHPESPAPVVEMADVVGSTSQLIKAACEMDNDTFIVATDKGIFYKMQQLAPGKTFLEAPTAGSGATCRSCAHCPWMAMNGLQNMLAVLEDDNGMGQEIFVDPDLAEKAMVPLNRMLDFGKSLKS, encoded by the coding sequence ATGACAGCAGAGGCACAAGCACTGGTACAGGCCCACCTGGCCAAGGTGGAACACGAAGACTCCCTCAGCGAGGAGCAACGTGCATCCTACCGTCAGCGCATTAAGGAATTGTTACGCCAGCGCGACGCGGTACTGGTGGCCCACTATTACACCGATCCTGAAATCCAGTCTTTGGCGGAAGAAACCGGCGGCTGCGTGTCCGATTCCCTGGAAATGGCCCGCTTTGGCAAGGAACACCCGGCATCCACCCTGATTGTGGCCGGGGTCAAGTTCATGGGCGAGACCGCCAAGATTCTCAGCCCGGAAAAACGCGTTTTCATGCCCACCCTGGAAGCGACCTGCTCCCTGGATATCGGTTGTCCGGAAGACGAGTTTGCCGATTTCTGCGATCAGCATCCGGACCGCACCGTGGTGGTGTATGCCAATACCTCGGCGGCGGTGAAGGCCCGGGCCGATTGGGTGGTGACCTCTTCCATTGCGGTGGAGCTGATCGAGCATCTGGACCGCAACGGCGAAAAGATTCTCTGGGCCCCGGACAAGCACCTGGGCAGCTATGTGCGGGACAAGGCCGGTGCCGATGTACTGTGCTGGGACGGCGCCTGTATCGTGCACGAGGAATTCAAGGCCAAGGGCCTGCAGGATCTGAAAGCGGCCTACCCGGACGCTGCCATTCTGGTACATCCGGAGTCACCGGCGCCGGTGGTGGAAATGGCGGATGTGGTGGGCTCCACCTCGCAGCTGATCAAGGCTGCCTGCGAGATGGATAACGATACCTTCATCGTCGCCACCGACAAGGGCATCTTCTACAAGATGCAGCAACTGGCGCCGGGAAAAACGTTCCTGGAAGCGCCCACTGCCGGTTCCGGTGCCACCTGTCGCAGCTGTGCCCACTGTCCGTGGATGGCTATGAACGGTTTGCAGAACATGCTGGCGGTGCTGGAAGACGACAATGGCATGGGCCAGGAAATCTTTGTGGACCCGGACCTGGCGGAAAAAGCCATGGTGCCGCTTAACCGCATGCTGGACTTTGGCAAGTCGCTGAAGTCGTAA
- a CDS encoding M48 family metalloprotease produces the protein MKFLLRTLLLMSCCTLAATSANDDLPVLGDPTAALMSADQEYRLGRSWLRGLRGQTSIMSDPLVQEYVESLVYRLASYSDLKEPNLEIVVINSRQINAFAVPGGVIGLNAGLFLNARDEDEVGGVVAHEIAHVSQRHFARRYLDSKKMNTAVLAAMLASLAVAIAGDGEAGMAGIAATQAGAIQAQLAYSRQNEREADRVGMQTLAAAGMDPDAMPRFFERMHNNQRFAGDPPEFLLTHPVTESRIADSRSRARSLPSPRMNSSLHFLLVQARLQAAFIQGDNHAIDHFQRYSNERNALALQAARYGLALSYLRADRFDQARKIMQALAEEHPDQLWFRLGLVEVALDEGDYARAISQAERVLDLSPDNYPASILMSKALLRSEQPAKALPVLKPLLSQRPNNPYIWDLAADAYGNSGDKVRALHARAESQFLRGRDQQAMQQMQYALRDAENDFALYSKLTGRLQTMKALSEEEF, from the coding sequence TTGAAGTTTTTGCTACGCACGCTCTTATTGATGAGTTGTTGCACCCTGGCAGCCACCAGCGCCAACGACGACTTGCCGGTTCTCGGTGACCCTACTGCCGCGCTTATGTCCGCCGACCAGGAATACCGGCTGGGCAGGAGCTGGCTGCGCGGCCTGCGTGGGCAGACCTCAATCATGTCCGATCCGCTGGTACAGGAGTATGTGGAAAGCCTGGTCTACCGCCTTGCCTCCTACAGCGATCTGAAAGAGCCCAATCTGGAAATCGTGGTCATCAACAGCCGCCAGATTAACGCCTTTGCGGTACCCGGCGGGGTGATCGGTCTTAACGCCGGGCTGTTCCTCAATGCCCGCGACGAAGACGAAGTAGGCGGCGTGGTGGCCCACGAAATTGCCCACGTGAGCCAGCGGCATTTCGCCCGCCGTTACCTGGATTCCAAGAAGATGAATACCGCGGTACTGGCCGCCATGCTCGCCAGTCTGGCGGTGGCCATTGCCGGCGATGGCGAAGCGGGTATGGCCGGCATCGCCGCCACCCAGGCCGGAGCCATCCAGGCGCAACTGGCCTATTCCCGCCAGAACGAACGGGAAGCGGACCGGGTGGGCATGCAGACTCTGGCCGCCGCCGGTATGGACCCGGATGCCATGCCACGGTTCTTTGAGCGTATGCACAATAACCAGCGCTTTGCCGGCGACCCTCCCGAATTTCTGCTCACTCACCCGGTGACCGAAAGTCGTATCGCCGACAGCCGCTCCCGGGCACGTTCCCTGCCCTCACCACGAATGAATTCCTCATTACATTTTCTTCTGGTGCAGGCCCGACTCCAAGCTGCCTTTATTCAGGGCGACAATCACGCCATCGACCACTTCCAGCGATACAGCAACGAACGTAATGCCCTGGCCTTGCAGGCAGCCCGTTACGGGCTGGCACTGAGTTATCTGCGTGCCGACCGCTTTGACCAGGCCAGAAAAATCATGCAAGCGCTGGCCGAGGAACACCCGGACCAGCTGTGGTTCCGGCTAGGGCTGGTGGAGGTGGCACTGGACGAAGGGGATTATGCTCGAGCCATCAGCCAGGCTGAGCGAGTACTGGATCTGTCTCCGGACAATTACCCCGCGTCCATTCTGATGAGCAAGGCATTGTTGCGAAGTGAACAACCGGCCAAGGCGCTTCCGGTACTCAAGCCTTTGCTCAGCCAGCGTCCCAACAACCCCTATATCTGGGATCTGGCTGCCGACGCCTATGGCAATAGCGGCGACAAGGTCCGAGCCCTGCATGCACGAGCTGAGAGCCAGTTCCTGCGTGGCAGAGACCAGCAGGCCATGCAACAGATGCAATACGCCCTGCGTGATGCCGAGAATGATTTTGCCCTTTACAGCAAGCTGACTGGCCGACTGCAAACCATGAAGGCGCTATCAGAAGAAGAATTCTGA
- a CDS encoding FAD-dependent oxidoreductase, which yields MSQRIAIVGAGISGLTAAWYLSRHHRVDVFEANDYLGGHTCTVPVSREHGDYAIDVGFIVFNDRTYPNYLRLLDELGLQGKPTAMGFAVSDQRNGLEYCGDGLGGIFAQKRNLLSPSHWRFIGDILRFNRHAPGLLDSEAGEMPLGEYLRRHGYGERFCRDYILAMGGAIWSCSLEQMEVFPAKFFIRFFQNHGLLSLTNRPQWYVVPGGSNQYVAPLVEQCSARFHTRSAVSAVRRHEQGVTLTVNGEQQAFDQVILACHSDQALALLADPDSREGDCLSRLGYQDNEVVLHTDIRLLPRQQRVWSSWNALLFDDDQERVQVTYDMNILQGIQAPETFCVTLNATDRIDPEKIIARYHFAHPLFTPDTVAARETLLTGNGERRTWYAGAWCRNGFHEDGVVSALDVVRALSPESAP from the coding sequence ATGAGTCAGCGTATTGCCATCGTCGGCGCCGGTATCAGTGGCCTCACCGCCGCCTGGTATCTGTCCCGACATCATCGGGTGGACGTCTTCGAGGCTAACGACTATCTCGGTGGCCACACCTGCACCGTACCGGTGAGCCGTGAGCACGGTGATTACGCCATCGATGTGGGCTTTATCGTTTTCAATGATCGCACCTACCCCAACTATCTGCGCCTGCTGGATGAACTGGGCCTGCAGGGTAAGCCCACCGCCATGGGTTTTGCGGTTAGTGACCAGCGCAACGGGCTGGAGTATTGCGGTGACGGCCTGGGCGGTATTTTTGCCCAGAAGCGCAACCTGCTGAGTCCGTCTCACTGGCGTTTTATCGGCGATATTCTGCGTTTCAATCGCCATGCGCCCGGCTTGTTGGACAGTGAAGCGGGGGAAATGCCCCTGGGGGAATACCTGCGCCGTCACGGTTACGGGGAGCGTTTCTGCCGCGATTATATTCTCGCCATGGGCGGGGCCATCTGGTCCTGTTCCCTGGAGCAGATGGAAGTGTTTCCGGCGAAATTCTTTATCCGCTTTTTTCAGAATCATGGCTTGCTGTCGCTGACCAACCGGCCCCAGTGGTATGTGGTGCCCGGGGGCTCCAACCAATATGTGGCTCCTCTGGTGGAGCAGTGTTCAGCCCGTTTTCATACCCGTTCAGCGGTCAGTGCAGTACGCCGCCATGAGCAGGGTGTCACCCTCACGGTGAACGGCGAGCAGCAAGCGTTTGATCAGGTGATTCTTGCCTGCCACAGCGATCAGGCCCTGGCCTTGCTTGCCGACCCGGACAGCCGCGAAGGCGATTGTCTGTCACGGCTCGGTTATCAGGATAACGAGGTGGTGCTACATACAGATATCCGTCTGTTGCCCAGGCAGCAGAGAGTCTGGTCGAGCTGGAATGCGCTGTTGTTCGATGATGATCAGGAGCGCGTACAGGTGACCTATGACATGAATATTCTGCAGGGTATTCAGGCGCCGGAAACTTTCTGCGTGACACTCAACGCCACGGACAGAATTGACCCGGAGAAAATCATCGCCCGTTATCACTTTGCCCATCCTCTGTTCACTCCAGACACAGTGGCGGCACGGGAAACCCTGCTGACGGGCAATGGTGAACGACGCACCTGGTATGCCGGTGCCTGGTGTCGCAATGGCTTCCATGAGGATGGTGTGGTGTCGGCCCTGGATGTGGTGCGGGCATTGTCCCCGGAGTCTGCCCCGTGA
- a CDS encoding AI-2E family transporter has product MLRILKNWSEKYFSDEEAVYLLVVLLAAGLVILFFGGMLAPVLAAIVIAYLMQGLVAGLERKGMRRLLAVNLVFTLFLGLLIATLVVLLPMVWRQTLLLVQDQLPHLLKNGESWLRQLPEHYPEVISMEQVNSIVAVIQRQVAEAGQGVLTLSLASIPNLVEVMVFLVLLPLLVFFFLKDREAITSWMMRFLPRRRRILDHVWHEMDDQIANYVRGKAIEILLVGSVTFIAFLLLGMHYTVLLAVLVGLSVVVPYIGATVVTLPVAVAAYVQFGWSGDFALVMVIYGVIQFIDGNILVPLLFSEAVNLHPVAIITAILLFGGLWGLWGVFFAIPLATLIKAVINAWPRQADYPDAEGKEQVAP; this is encoded by the coding sequence ATGTTACGTATCCTCAAGAACTGGTCCGAAAAGTACTTCTCCGACGAGGAGGCGGTGTATCTGCTGGTGGTATTGCTGGCCGCCGGACTGGTGATCCTGTTTTTCGGTGGCATGCTGGCGCCGGTGCTGGCCGCCATTGTGATTGCCTACCTGATGCAGGGACTGGTGGCCGGGCTGGAGCGCAAGGGCATGCGGCGTCTGCTGGCAGTAAACCTGGTGTTCACCCTGTTCCTGGGTTTGCTGATCGCCACCCTGGTGGTATTGCTGCCCATGGTCTGGCGCCAGACCTTGCTACTGGTGCAGGACCAGTTACCCCATTTGCTCAAGAACGGAGAAAGCTGGCTGAGGCAGTTGCCGGAACATTACCCGGAAGTGATCTCCATGGAGCAGGTCAATTCCATCGTTGCGGTAATCCAGCGACAGGTGGCAGAAGCCGGTCAGGGGGTGCTGACACTGTCGCTGGCGTCCATCCCCAACCTGGTGGAGGTAATGGTCTTTCTGGTGTTGTTGCCGTTGCTGGTGTTCTTTTTCCTCAAGGATAGGGAAGCGATTACCAGCTGGATGATGCGCTTCTTGCCACGGCGTCGCCGGATTCTTGATCATGTCTGGCATGAAATGGATGACCAGATTGCCAACTATGTGCGCGGCAAGGCCATCGAGATATTGTTGGTGGGCAGCGTCACCTTCATCGCGTTCCTGTTGCTGGGCATGCACTACACCGTACTGTTGGCGGTGCTGGTGGGGCTGTCCGTGGTGGTGCCCTACATCGGTGCTACCGTGGTGACACTGCCGGTGGCTGTAGCTGCCTATGTACAGTTTGGCTGGAGTGGGGACTTTGCTCTGGTGATGGTGATTTACGGTGTCATCCAGTTTATTGATGGCAATATTCTGGTGCCGCTATTGTTCTCCGAGGCGGTGAACCTGCACCCGGTGGCGATCATTACTGCCATCCTGCTGTTCGGTGGCCTGTGGGGCCTGTGGGGTGTCTTCTTTGCCATTCCCCTGGCGACCCTGATCAAGGCGGTGATCAATGCCTGGCCCAGGCAAGCGGATTACCCTGATGCGGAGGGGAAGGAGCAGGTGGCCCCATGA